The Intrasporangium calvum DSM 43043 sequence CATAGAGCGGACGGAACAGGTCGCAGGCGTCGCGCACGTCGGCGGTGGTCAGCTCGTGGACGACCTCCTCGACGCTCTTGCCGGCGGACGTCAGGGCGGCGAGGTCCTCGTTGTACCGGTCGCCCTTGGCCAGGGCGGCCTGGAAGATGGACGGGTTCGAGGTGAGCCCGACGACGTTTCGCTCCTCCATCAGCTCCGCGATCTTGCCGGTCTCGAGCAGCTCGCGGGACAGGTCGTCCAGCCAGATCGAGACTCCGGCGTCCGACAGGGCCTTGGTGTTCGGGTTCGTCATGGTGGTCACTTCCTCTTCGAGGTGTGCGCCGTCGCGGACTTCTTCGCGGCAGCCCGTGGGGTCGAGCTGGACACGTCGGTGTCACCGCTCGCAGCGCGCTTGCGCGGGTTGGTCTCGGTGATGCCCGGCGCGTGCACCGTGGCGCGGGCCGCCTTGATCGACTCCTTCGCCGCCTTGACCACGGCGTCGGACGTGATGCCGAACTCGCGGAAGACGGTCACGTAGTCGGCCGAGGCACCGAAGTGCTCGAGGCTGATGGTTCGACCCGCGTCGCCGACGATGTCGTGCCAGCCCATCGAGACACCGGCCTCGACGCTGACGCGGGCTCGGACGGCAGGCGGGAGCACCTTGTTCTGGTACGACTTGGGCTGCTTCTCGAACCACTCGCGGCAGGGCATCGAGACGACCCGTGTCGCGATCCGACCCTTCTCGAGCTGCTGGGCCGCCTCGACGGCCAGCTGGACCTCGGAGCCGGTGGCGACGAGGACGACGTCCGGGTCCCCGGGACGCGACTCCTCCACGAGCACGTAGGCGCCCTTGGCGACGCCGCTGACCTTCCCGTGGGTGCGGCGGTCCCACGTGGGGACAGCCTGCCGGGTGAGCGCGAGGGCCGTGGGACCGGTCGCACCGGTCAGGATCTGGGCCCACGCCGCAGCGGTCTCGTTGGCATCGGCCGGCCGCACGACGTCGAGACCCGGGATGGCTCGCAGGGCGGCCAGGTGCTCGACGGGCTGATGGGTCGGGCCGTCCTCGCCGAGACCGATGGAGTCGTGCGTCCACACGTACGTGACGGGCAGCTGCTGCAGGGCCGCGAGCCGGACCGCCGGCCGCATGTAGTCGGAGAAGACGAGGAACGTGCCGCCGTAGGGCCGGGTGAGCCCTTCGAGAGCGATGCCGTTGAGGATCATCCCCATGCCGTTCTCGCGGATCCCGAAGTGCAGGGTCCGCCCGTACGGGTTGCCCTTCCACGTCTCCGTCTGCTTGGACGTCGGGATGAAGGAGGGCTCGCCCTCCATCGTCGTGTTGTTCGACTCGGCCAGGTCGGCGGAGCCCCCCCAGAGCTCGGGCATGACGGAGGCGAGGGCGCTGAGGACCTTGCCTGAAGCGGCGCGCGTCGCGACACCCTTGGCATCGGCGGGGAAGGTGGGGAGTGCCTTGGCCAGCCCGTCCGGCGCCTTGCCGGCCACGATGCGGTCGAGGAGGGCAGCCCGCTCGGCGTTCGCCTTGCGCCATGCCTTGTAGGACCGGTCCCACTCCCGGTGGGCAGCCTTGCCCCGCTTGACGACCTCGCGGGCTCGCCGCAGGACGGCCGGTTCGACGACGAAGGACTTCTCCGGGTCGAAGCCCAGCAGCTCCTTGGTCGCAGCCACTTCCTCGGCGCCGAGCGCCGAGCCGTGCGACTTGCCGGTGTCCTGCTTCGTCGGGGCCGGCCAGGCGATGATCGTTCGCAGGATGACCAGGGTGGGTCGGGTCGGCTCGGCGTCCCCCGAGCGGATGGCCGCGAGCAGGGCGTCGACGTCCTCGACGTAGCTGTCGCCGTCGCCGCTCCCGCGCCAGTCGACCGTGACGACGTGCCAGCCGTAGGCCTCGTAGCGCTTGGCGACGTCCTCGCTGAAGGCGATGTCGGTGTCGTCCTCGATGGAGATCTGGTTCGCGTCGTAGACCACGGTGAGGTTGCCGAGCTCCTGGTGCCCGGCGAGCGCACAGGCCTCGTGCGTGACCCCCTCCTGGAGGTCCCCGTCGGACGCGATGACGTAGACGTGGTGGTCGAAGGGGCTCGTGCCCGGGTCGGCGTCGGGGTCGAAGAGGCCGCGCTGGCGCCGCTGGGCCATGGCCATCCCGACGGCGGAGGCGAGGCCCGACCCGAGGGGGCCGGTCGTGATCTCCACGCCGACGGTGTGGTGGACCTCCGGGTGGCCAGGTGTCCTGGAGCCCCACGTGCGCAGCGCCTTGAGGTCGGCCAGCTCGAGCCCGTAGCCGCTCAGGTAGAGCTGGATGTACTGGGTCAGGCTCGAGTGCCCTGCAGAGAGCACGAACCGGTCCCGGCCGAGCCAGGCCGGGTCGGTCGGGTCGTGTCGCATGACGTTCTGGTAGAGCAGGTAGGCGAGGGGGGCCAGGGACATCGCCGTCCCCGGGTGGCCGTTCCCGACCTTCTGGACCGCGTCCGCCGCGAGCAGCCGGACGCTGTCGACGGCCCGGACGTCGAGGTCGGACCAGCCGGCGTCCGCGCAGAGTGGCCGGGGCAGCCTCGGGTCGCGTCCCGCCAAGGGGTCCTTGCTCGCCGACCTCCGTCGACTGGGCTTGGTCTCAGTGGCGGTTGCACTGGTCGGGGTAGGCACGAGGGCGGTCTCCTTCTGGGGCCGGGTGCGGGCGGCGCGTACGGTGACGAGCCTAGTGCGTGGGGTGGTGGGTTCAGGTGGGCGTGCAGGGAGTTGCCAGCGAGCTCACGGCCGGTGTGCGGCCCCGGCGCTGCCCACCTCGAGCGGCTCCACTCGGCTTCCCATACCCCGCACACACCGCCGCGCGCACCTCGCGAAGTCATCCGCGCGAACCACGGGCTAGACTGCGGGCCAGACTTGCCTGTCACCGGAGCACCGGAGAGTCGGGCGCGACGGAACTGCGACGAAGACAAGGACTGCTTTTGACTACGGTGGACGCCCGCGCCGAGCTCTCGGCGCTCTCCGGTCCGGACGGCAGTGGGCTGCGGTTCCTGGTCGGGCAGTACGTCTCGCTGATGAAGCCCCGGATCATCGAGCTGCTCCTGATCACCACGATCCCGGTCATGTTCCTTGCCGCCGGCGGCGTCCCCAACCTCCTGCTCGTGCTCGCGACGCTGGTCGGCGGCACCCTGTCCGCGGGAGCGGCCAACACGCTGAACTGCTACATCGACCGGGACATCGACGCGGTGATGCACCGGACCAGCAAGCGCCCGCTCGTCACCGGGACGATCAGCCCGCGCGCGGCCCTGACCTTCGGCGCTGTCCTGGGCGTCGCCTCGACGGTGTGGCTGGGGCTCCTCGTCAACTGGCTCAGCGCCTGGCTGGCGCTGGCGGCGCTGCTGTTCTACGTCTTCGGTTACACCTTGCTGCTCAAGCGCCGGACCGCGCAGAACATCGTCTGGGGTGGCGCCGCAGGCTGCATGCCGGTGCTCATCGGCTGGTCTGCGGTGACGGGCTCGATCAGCTGGTCCGCGCTCATCCTCTTCATGGTCATCTTCTTCTGGACGCCTCCGCACTACTGGCCGCTCTCGATGCGTTTCAAGCAGGACTACGCCAAGGCCGAGGTCCCGATGCTGCCGGTGCTCGAGGAGATGGTGGTCGTGGCCCGGCAGATCGCGCTGTACGCGTGGGCCATGGTGCTGACGTCGCTCGCGCTGGTCCCGGTCGGGTCGATGGGTTGGATCTACACAGCGACGGCGGTCGGGGCCGGCGTGCTCTTCCTGGCAGAGGCGCACCGACTCCTCGCCTCGGCGCGCTCCGGTGCTCCCGAGTCCAAGCTGCGCCCGATGCGCCTGTTCCACTTCTCCATCACGTACTTGACGATCCTCTTCGTCGGGGTGGCCCTGGACCCCATCTGGCACCTCGCCCTTCCCGGCCTCGCCTGAGGCCGGGTGGCCACGCGAGGCGTATGCCGCTGAGCTGAGTTCCGCTCGTTCGCGGGCTCACGTCCGGGGTGGCTCCCACTCCGGGCGCAGTCCGTCCTCGAGGTACGCGATGGGCGACGGGCTGCTGGCGCCCTGCGTCACGGAGCGGAGCATCCGTGCGGTGTACGCGGCGACCCGCTCGACCCAGACCGACTCGTCGGCCCAGTGCACGGCCCGGATCTCGCGGTCCTCCAGAACGAGCCGGTCGGTGATGTCGGACGCCGCCACGCCGAGGTCGAAGACCAGGAGGACGGCGTCGCGCCAGCCGAGCCAGGGTGGCATCCAGTTGACCGCGAGCAGGCCCGTGGGCTCGACCGTCAGGCCGAGCTCCTCCTCGATCTCACGGACGAGGCAGCTCGCCGGCGACTCGTCCGGGTCGACGACCCCCCCGGGCAGGTCCCATTCGGCCTTGTAGGCCAGCTCGCACAGGAGGATGTCGCCCCGCTCGTTGCGGAGCACCCCCTGGGCGATCGCTCGCTTGAGGGGGAGCGCCGAGTCGAGCATGGCGGTGAAACCCTCCCGCGTCCCGGGTGCGGGGTCGTTCTCGAGGCGTCCGAGGAGGACGGTGTCGTCGGTCTGTGCCCCGCTTCGGACGTTGGCGCGGAGCAGCCCCTCCCGGCGCAGTCCCGCGCGCAGGGCGACCCGGAGGGCTGAGCGGTTGACCGGGTTGACCCGTGCCTCGACTCGTCCGAGGCCGAGCGTGCTGAAGGCGAAGTCGATGACCAGCCGCACCGCCCGGGTGGCGATGCCCTGGCCGCGATAGGGCTCGTGCACGACCCAGGACAGCGAGCCGACGCCCTCACTGAGCTGCCGGACCTCGACCGACCCCGCGACGTTCCCCCGCCACTCGACGAGGAAGGTCGCCCGTGCCAGGAGCTCCTCGCCGTTCTCCGTCGTCCACCGTCGCAGCAGCAGGTCGCCGTCGCGCAAGGTGGCTTGCTCCGGGTGGTCCACGAGGTCAACCTAGCCGTCAGGGGAGCCGGTCGACCCGGCTAGACCGGGAGTCGACGGGTCTCGAGGATCCCGCGGGTCAGCGCGACGACGAGCAGGCTCGCACCGAGCATGTGGAGCAGGACGAGGAGCTCGGGCAGGCCGGCGAAGTACTGGGCGTAGCCGACGAAGCCCTGGGCGACGGTCACGTAGAGAACGACGTCCCAGACTCGCTTCGTCCGTGCCGTGGTCGAGGTGAGGCGGACCGCGACGATGGTCGCGATGACCAGCCCGACGAAGAGCATCACCGCGTCCGCGTGCATCCAGGAGACGAACCGAGGTTCGAAGCCGGTGCGAGCGGGCGTGTCCGCATCACCCGAGTGCGGGCCGGAACCGGTGACGACCACGCCGAGGGCGAGCACGACGAGGCCGACGCCGGCTGTCGCCCACGAGAGCCGGTGCGCCAGGGGGTGGACGGTGAGCTCTCCGGGGCCCGACTCGTCGTCCTGCGCGCCCCGGACCAGCGTCGTGGAGAGGCCGATGAGCACCATGGACACGAGGAAGTGGAACATGACGGTCCACGGGTTCAGTCCGGTGCGGACGGTGATCCCGCCGACGACCGCCTGCGCGACGACGCCCAGGAGCACCCCGTAGGCGACCAGGTGCAGCCGTCGCCGCTCCGGCCACGTGCTCACGACGGCCCAGACGGACAGCACTGCGAGGACGGCCAGCACGCCGGTCAGGGTCCGGTTCCCGAACTCGACGAGATCGTGGTACTCGCTTGCGGAGGTGCGCACCGGGGTGAACGAACCGGGCTGGCACTCGGGCCACGTCGAGCAGCCCAGGCCGCTCCCGGTCAGGCGGACGATCCCGCCGGTGACGACGATGCCGACCTCGGCGACGAGGTTCGCGACGAGAATCGGTCGCACCCAGCGGCCCAGGATGTGCGTCGAGGCAGGTTGGGGCGGGGCGGACGTAGGCGTTGACACGTGTGAGAGCGTATGCCCGCCCAGGGTTCGGTGGCGCACCGACCCGGGGTGCACCACGGCACGCTCGGGGCCGGCAGCCCAACGTCTGGGACGACGGGACCGGGACCATCGCGGTCGCCACGCGCATCGGGCCGGGGTCCGCCGATCAGCCGAGGTCCGACCACACCGCCGCGCTACCCGCATGGCCGGCGAGGACGATCGTCACGACGAGCGACAGCGAGGCGAGGACGACGAGCACCGCGAGGATCACCTCAAGCGGCCGAGTCGTGACGTCCTCCCGGGACCGTGGTCCGAGCAGCCAGGCGGCCGCGAGGACGATCGCCATGAACACCGTCGCCGCCAGACGGACCCGGTAGCCGGCGTCGACGTGCGCCTGGACGAGCTCGAAGTCGGTCGACGCTGCCCTCACCTGCGAGATCCTGACGAGCAACGCCTCGCCACTCTCGGCGCCGACCCAGGCAAGTCCGGCGGCGAGGACGGCTCCGGTCGCGGTGGCCCAGCGCAGCGGGCCGCGCCATCGTGGCACCAGGGCGAAGAGCGCGGCCAGGACGGCGAGGAGCGGCACCAGGACGACGAGGCCGTGGACGACCAGCGCGTGCATCGGGAGGCCGAGGATGAAGTCGAACACTGCCCCTCCAGGTGGGTGTCGTCGCGCCGCGACACGGTGTGCGGCCGGCCCCGTCTCGCGCGGCCGGCCCCAAGTCTGATCCAGTCAGTCGTCGAACCGGAACAGCCGCGCCGCGAGGAGCGTCGCGAGGCCTGCCCACCCGAGGACGACGAGGAGGGCCGGCCCGTTCAGCGAGCCGTCGACGAGTGCGCTCCGTAGCCCGTCTCCGAGTGCTGCAGAGGGCAGGAGGGCGGCGGGCCCCGCCCAGGCGTCCGGCAGCTGCGAGCGCGGCAGGATGACCCCTCCGAGAGCGAGGAAGAGGACCCAGAGGAGGTTGGCGAGGGCGAGGACTGCCTCGGCTCGGAGCGTCCCTCCGACGAGGAGGGCCAGTGCGACGAAGGCCCAGGTTCCGACGATGACGAAGAGCACCGCGGGCAGCACCCCGGCCAGGGCCGGCGTCCAGCCGAGCCCGAGGCCGAGGCCTCCGAGCAGCAGGACCTGGAGCGCGAGCACCGCGAGGGTGGCGAGAACCTTGGCGGCGACGAGCCCGGAGCGACCGAGCGGTGTGACACCGAGATAGCGGAGCACGCCGTAGCGGCGGTCGAAGCCGGTGGCGATCGCCTGCGACGTGAAGGCGGACGAGATGACCGAGAGGGCGAGGACACCGGGGACGGCGAGGTCGATCCGGTCACCCGTCCCGAGCGACGGGGTGCTCGTGGCCCGCAGACCCAGGAGCACCATGGCGGGGAGGATGAGCGAGACGAGGAGCTGCTCGCCGTTGCGCAACAGGGTGCCGATCTCGAAGCGAGCCTGGGCGACGACCCGCTGGGACGGGGCCGCGGCCCGCTGGGCGTCGGCCCCGGGGCCGGGCGTCGCCGGCCGGACGCTCTGGGTGGTCATGCCCGGCCTCTCGTCGTCAGTCCGAAGTAGACGTCCTCGAGCGACCGACCCCCGGTCACCGAGTCGAGGCTGCCCTCGGCCACCGTGCGCCCGGCGTTCATGATGACGAGATGGTCGGCGAGCCGCTCGGCCTCCTCGAACGAGTGGGTCGTCACGACCACGGTCGTCCCCTCGTCCCGGAGGGCCCGGATGATGTCCCACACCTCGAGGCGTCCGTGCGGGTCGAGCCCGGCTGCCGGCTCGTCCAGGAACAGCACCTCGGGGCGGCCGAGCAGGGCGGCCGCGAGCGCGAGGCGTTGCTTCTGGCCGCCGGAGAGACGGCGGATCGTCGTCCCGGCGAAGTCGACGACCCCGAGCCGTCGGGCCGTCGCCCCCACGTCCGCGGGCGCGGCGTAGAACCGGCTCAGGTGGTCGAGCAGGCGCATCGGCTTGCTGCCCCCCGGAAGGCCGCCGGTCTGGAGCATCACCCCGACCTTGGCCCGGTGGTCGGCGTCGGCCTCGGCGGGGTCGGCTCCGAGGACGCGGACCACGCCGCGGTCCGGTCGGCCCAGGCCCACGGCGCACTCGACGGCGGTGGTCTTGCCGGCGCCGTTGGGCCCCAGCACCGCGGTGATCCGACCGGTGGCCGCCTGCCAGGAAAGGCCGTCCAGGGCGTGGACCGAGCCGTAGCTGCGGTGCAGCTCGGTCAGGGTCACGGCGAAATCTGCTGCTGACCCCTCGTGTCCGGCCTCCGTCATGATGGATGAGTCTAGGCTCGGGTCCGGTCACGCAACGAACCCCCCACCGCCCGGAGCAGCCCCCGTGAAGATCGACCCCGCCGCCAAGCCGTTCACCGCGCTGGCCGCTGTCCCCACCGTCATCGCCGCTGTTGCACGCAGGCCGCGCGTCACCGTGGCTCTCGGCCTGCTCACGGCGGGCGTCACGTTGTTCTTCCGGGACCCGGACCGCGCTCCGGACCGGGCCCCGGTCGGTGACCAAGATGTCGTCCTCGCGCCGGCCGACGGGATGGTCGTGCATGCGGGCCCAGCTCAGGAGGGGGTCGCGCCAGAGGGGGACTGGCAGCAGGTCAGCATCTTCCTGTCCCTGCTCGACGTCCACATCAACCGCTCGCCGTACGGTGGCCGGGTCGTCAGCGTCTCGCACGTGCCCGGCCGGTTCCTCGCCGCGTACCGGGCCGCCAGCGCCACGCAGAACGAGCGGAGCGAGATCGTCGTGGAGCGGGTCGTCGACGGGCGGCCCCGCCGGGTGGTCTACCGGCAGCTCGTCGGCCAGCTGGCTCGGCGCATCGTCACCCGGGTCCAGGCCGGGGACGAGGTGGGGACCGGTGAGCGGATGGGCCTGATGAAGTTCGGGTCGCGGATGGATGTCTTCCTCCCGCCGGAGGTGGTCCTCGAGGTGACCAAGGGGCAGCGGGCGGTCGCCGGCGAGACCGTGCTCGGACGGTTCCGGTGAGCGAGGACGCCGGGCGGCCCAGGGCCCGTCGAGCCCGACAGCGGGTCGTCCGCGGCTGGCGGCTGGTCTCGCAGACCGGTGCCCGCGTCGTCCCGCTGAGCCGCGTCAACCCGCGGGTCCGCGCCAAGGTGATGCTCCCCAGCCTCTTCACCCTCGGCAACATGGTCTGTGGCTTCTCCGCCGTGCTGATGGCCTTCCAGGGCCGGTTCGGGGTCGCGGCCGTGCTCATCGCCGCGTCGATCGTGCTCGACATCTCCGACGGGGCCGTCGCCCGCGCCGTGGGGGCGATCACGCCCTTCGGGCTGCAGTTCGACTCCCTCGCCGACCTCGTCTCCTTCGGCATCGCGCCGGCGGTGCTCGTCTACACGTGGGCCCTGCCGTCCTACCCGCAGTGGGCCTGGACGGGCGCGATGTTCTGGCGGGCCTGCGCTGCCTACCGGCTGGCCCGCTTCAACGTGACCATCGACCCGATGGCCGACAAGCGGTACTTCATCGGCCTGCCCAGCCCCGGAGCGGCCGGGGTCGTCATCGCCACGGTCTTCGCGATCGACCAGCCGCTCCAGGGGCCGCTGCTGCCCATCGCGGCCGGCGTCCTCCCGGCGGCCCTGATGGCGACGTCCTACCGCTTCCGGTCCTTCCGCGGCCTGCTCTCGACGAAGAACCCGCTCCAGACGTTCGGGCTGCTCGCCCTGGTGCTGGTCGGGCTCGTCCTCGCGCCGCGGACCACCGGGATCGTGATCGCCTACGGGTATGTCCTCACCTCGCCGTTGGGAGGGGCCACGGCCCCGCTGCGTCGCCGGTGGTTCGGACCGGACGCGGTGGCGCCGCCGCGGGTTCGCATGCCGTCGGTGATCATGCCGGTGCAGCCGGACCCCGTCATCGACGGCGAGGCGGCCGTCGAGGCCGACCCCGACGAGCCGTGCGGGCCGTCGAGCGCGGACCCCTCATCCAAGTAAGGCGCGCCTTACTAGCCCACTCTCAGGCAATTACGTCACAATGGTGTGGTGTTTATCGGTGAGCAGCTGGCGAACGCGGCAAAGGACGGCGACCTCGCGTCGCCCTCCGAGTCGCGCACCCGCTCCCGGGTCCTGCACATGGTCTCCGCGGAGGGGCCGATCACCGCTGCCGAGCTCGGTCGGCACCTCGACCTGACCCCGGCGGCGGTGCGTCGCCACCTCGACGCCCTCGTCGAGCAGGGGGCCGTGATCGAGCACGAGCCGTCCGGCGTCCGGCGGGGGCGTGGCCGTCCGGCGCGGGCCTACGTCATCTCCGAGGGCGGACACCGCGCCCTCGAGGCCGACTACGACTCGCTGGCGGTCGAGGTGCTGCGCTACCTCTCCGAGCACGCCGGCCCCCAGGCCGTCGCCGACTTCGCCCGCAGCCGCGTCGCCGCCCTCGAGGAGAGGTATGCCGCTCAGCTCGGTGCCGCCGGCAGCGACCCGAGCGCGCGGGCTGAGACCCTCGTCGACCTGCTCACCCGGGACGGGTTCGCCGCCTCGGCGAGGCCGGTGCATGCCGGGCCGCTCGCCGGCGTCCAGCTCTGCCAGGGCCACTGCCCGGTCCAGCACGCGGCGGAGCAGTTCCCCGCGTTCTGCGAGGCCGAGACCGACGCGTTCTCGCGGCTGCTCGGCGTCCACGTCCAGCGGCTCGCCACGCTGGCCGGCGGCGACCACGTGTGCACGACCTTCGTCCCGGCCGCCGCAGTGGGCCGGAAGACCCACGACGGTCCTGCTGTTGACGAGAGGGTCCCCGGCGCAGCGGCGACGGACAGCGGCGAGCCAGCCCAGCGGCATACGACCATCTCGAACGAACCAACCAAGGAAGGGTCCCGTTCATGACCACCCACATCGAAGAGCTCAACCCGGGCCTGAAGGACATCGGGCGCTACGAGTACGGCTGGGCCGACTCCGACGCCGCCGGCTCCTCGGCCCGGCGCGGTCTCAACGAGGAGGTCGTCCGAGACATCTCCGCCCGCAAGAGCGAGCCGGAGTGGATGACGAAGCTGCGGCTGAAGGGCCTCTCCCTGTTCGGGAAGAAGCCGATGCCGGCCTGGGGCTCCGACCTCACGGGGATCGACTTCCAGAACATCAAGTACTTCGTGAAGTCCACCGAGAAGCAGGCCACGACGTGGGACGAGCTGCCGGAGGACATCAAGAACACCTACGACCGGCTCGGCATCCCCGAGGCCGAGAAGCAGCGCCTCGTCTCCGGCGTCGCCGCGCAGTACGAGTCCGAGGTCGTCTACCACCAGATCCGCGAGGATCTGGAGGAGCAGGGCGTCATCTTCCTCGACACGGACTCCGCCCTCAAGCAGCACGAGGACCTCTTCCGCGAGCACTTCGCGACGGTGATCCCCGCGGGCGACAACAAGTTCGCCTCGCTCAACACCGCGGTGTGGTCCGGTGGCTCCTTCATCTATGTGCCCCCCGGTGTCCACGTCGACATCCCGCTGCAGGCCTACTTCCGGATCAACACCGAGAACATGGGCCAGTTCGAGCGGACCCTGATCATCGCCGACGAAGGCTCCTACGTGCACTACGTCGAGGGCTGCACCGCCCCGATCTACAAGTCCGACTCCCTCCACTCGGCGGTCGTCGAGATCATCGTCAAGAAGAACGCCCGCGTGCGCTACACGACGATCCAGAACTGGTCGAACAACGTCTACAACCTCGTCACCAAGCGCGCGGTCTGCGAGGAGGGCGCGACCATGGAGTGGGTCGACGGCAACATCGGCTCCAAGGTGACGATGAAGTACCCAGCCGTCTTCCTCATGGGCGAGCACGCCAAGGGTGAGACGCTCTCCATCGCCTTCGCCGGCGAGGGCCAGCACCAGGACACCGGCTCCAAGATGGTCCACGCCGCCCCCAACACGAAGAGCTCGATCATCAGCAAGTCCGTGGCTCGCGGGGGCGGT is a genomic window containing:
- the tkt gene encoding transketolase, with amino-acid sequence MPTPTSATATETKPSRRRSASKDPLAGRDPRLPRPLCADAGWSDLDVRAVDSVRLLAADAVQKVGNGHPGTAMSLAPLAYLLYQNVMRHDPTDPAWLGRDRFVLSAGHSSLTQYIQLYLSGYGLELADLKALRTWGSRTPGHPEVHHTVGVEITTGPLGSGLASAVGMAMAQRRQRGLFDPDADPGTSPFDHHVYVIASDGDLQEGVTHEACALAGHQELGNLTVVYDANQISIEDDTDIAFSEDVAKRYEAYGWHVVTVDWRGSGDGDSYVEDVDALLAAIRSGDAEPTRPTLVILRTIIAWPAPTKQDTGKSHGSALGAEEVAATKELLGFDPEKSFVVEPAVLRRAREVVKRGKAAHREWDRSYKAWRKANAERAALLDRIVAGKAPDGLAKALPTFPADAKGVATRAASGKVLSALASVMPELWGGSADLAESNNTTMEGEPSFIPTSKQTETWKGNPYGRTLHFGIRENGMGMILNGIALEGLTRPYGGTFLVFSDYMRPAVRLAALQQLPVTYVWTHDSIGLGEDGPTHQPVEHLAALRAIPGLDVVRPADANETAAAWAQILTGATGPTALALTRQAVPTWDRRTHGKVSGVAKGAYVLVEESRPGDPDVVLVATGSEVQLAVEAAQQLEKGRIATRVVSMPCREWFEKQPKSYQNKVLPPAVRARVSVEAGVSMGWHDIVGDAGRTISLEHFGASADYVTVFREFGITSDAVVKAAKESIKAARATVHAPGITETNPRKRAASGDTDVSSSTPRAAAKKSATAHTSKRK
- a CDS encoding heme o synthase, which codes for MTTVDARAELSALSGPDGSGLRFLVGQYVSLMKPRIIELLLITTIPVMFLAAGGVPNLLLVLATLVGGTLSAGAANTLNCYIDRDIDAVMHRTSKRPLVTGTISPRAALTFGAVLGVASTVWLGLLVNWLSAWLALAALLFYVFGYTLLLKRRTAQNIVWGGAAGCMPVLIGWSAVTGSISWSALILFMVIFFWTPPHYWPLSMRFKQDYAKAEVPMLPVLEEMVVVARQIALYAWAMVLTSLALVPVGSMGWIYTATAVGAGVLFLAEAHRLLASARSGAPESKLRPMRLFHFSITYLTILFVGVALDPIWHLALPGLA
- a CDS encoding NUDIX hydrolase codes for the protein MDHPEQATLRDGDLLLRRWTTENGEELLARATFLVEWRGNVAGSVEVRQLSEGVGSLSWVVHEPYRGQGIATRAVRLVIDFAFSTLGLGRVEARVNPVNRSALRVALRAGLRREGLLRANVRSGAQTDDTVLLGRLENDPAPGTREGFTAMLDSALPLKRAIAQGVLRNERGDILLCELAYKAEWDLPGGVVDPDESPASCLVREIEEELGLTVEPTGLLAVNWMPPWLGWRDAVLLVFDLGVAASDITDRLVLEDREIRAVHWADESVWVERVAAYTARMLRSVTQGASSPSPIAYLEDGLRPEWEPPRT
- a CDS encoding COX15/CtaA family protein gives rise to the protein MSTPTSAPPQPASTHILGRWVRPILVANLVAEVGIVVTGGIVRLTGSGLGCSTWPECQPGSFTPVRTSASEYHDLVEFGNRTLTGVLAVLAVLSVWAVVSTWPERRRLHLVAYGVLLGVVAQAVVGGITVRTGLNPWTVMFHFLVSMVLIGLSTTLVRGAQDDESGPGELTVHPLAHRLSWATAGVGLVVLALGVVVTGSGPHSGDADTPARTGFEPRFVSWMHADAVMLFVGLVIATIVAVRLTSTTARTKRVWDVVLYVTVAQGFVGYAQYFAGLPELLVLLHMLGASLLVVALTRGILETRRLPV
- a CDS encoding ABC transporter permease; protein product: MTTQSVRPATPGPGADAQRAAAPSQRVVAQARFEIGTLLRNGEQLLVSLILPAMVLLGLRATSTPSLGTGDRIDLAVPGVLALSVISSAFTSQAIATGFDRRYGVLRYLGVTPLGRSGLVAAKVLATLAVLALQVLLLGGLGLGLGWTPALAGVLPAVLFVIVGTWAFVALALLVGGTLRAEAVLALANLLWVLFLALGGVILPRSQLPDAWAGPAALLPSAALGDGLRSALVDGSLNGPALLVVLGWAGLATLLAARLFRFDD
- a CDS encoding ABC transporter ATP-binding protein, whose translation is MTEAGHEGSAADFAVTLTELHRSYGSVHALDGLSWQAATGRITAVLGPNGAGKTTAVECAVGLGRPDRGVVRVLGADPAEADADHRAKVGVMLQTGGLPGGSKPMRLLDHLSRFYAAPADVGATARRLGVVDFAGTTIRRLSGGQKQRLALAAALLGRPEVLFLDEPAAGLDPHGRLEVWDIIRALRDEGTTVVVTTHSFEEAERLADHLVIMNAGRTVAEGSLDSVTGGRSLEDVYFGLTTRGRA
- a CDS encoding phosphatidylserine decarboxylase, with product MKIDPAAKPFTALAAVPTVIAAVARRPRVTVALGLLTAGVTLFFRDPDRAPDRAPVGDQDVVLAPADGMVVHAGPAQEGVAPEGDWQQVSIFLSLLDVHINRSPYGGRVVSVSHVPGRFLAAYRAASATQNERSEIVVERVVDGRPRRVVYRQLVGQLARRIVTRVQAGDEVGTGERMGLMKFGSRMDVFLPPEVVLEVTKGQRAVAGETVLGRFR
- a CDS encoding CDP-alcohol phosphatidyltransferase family protein; translated protein: MSEDAGRPRARRARQRVVRGWRLVSQTGARVVPLSRVNPRVRAKVMLPSLFTLGNMVCGFSAVLMAFQGRFGVAAVLIAASIVLDISDGAVARAVGAITPFGLQFDSLADLVSFGIAPAVLVYTWALPSYPQWAWTGAMFWRACAAYRLARFNVTIDPMADKRYFIGLPSPGAAGVVIATVFAIDQPLQGPLLPIAAGVLPAALMATSYRFRSFRGLLSTKNPLQTFGLLALVLVGLVLAPRTTGIVIAYGYVLTSPLGGATAPLRRRWFGPDAVAPPRVRMPSVIMPVQPDPVIDGEAAVEADPDEPCGPSSADPSSK
- a CDS encoding helix-turn-helix transcriptional regulator, with translation MFIGEQLANAAKDGDLASPSESRTRSRVLHMVSAEGPITAAELGRHLDLTPAAVRRHLDALVEQGAVIEHEPSGVRRGRGRPARAYVISEGGHRALEADYDSLAVEVLRYLSEHAGPQAVADFARSRVAALEERYAAQLGAAGSDPSARAETLVDLLTRDGFAASARPVHAGPLAGVQLCQGHCPVQHAAEQFPAFCEAETDAFSRLLGVHVQRLATLAGGDHVCTTFVPAAAVGRKTHDGPAVDERVPGAAATDSGEPAQRHTTISNEPTKEGSRS
- the sufB gene encoding Fe-S cluster assembly protein SufB, producing MTTHIEELNPGLKDIGRYEYGWADSDAAGSSARRGLNEEVVRDISARKSEPEWMTKLRLKGLSLFGKKPMPAWGSDLTGIDFQNIKYFVKSTEKQATTWDELPEDIKNTYDRLGIPEAEKQRLVSGVAAQYESEVVYHQIREDLEEQGVIFLDTDSALKQHEDLFREHFATVIPAGDNKFASLNTAVWSGGSFIYVPPGVHVDIPLQAYFRINTENMGQFERTLIIADEGSYVHYVEGCTAPIYKSDSLHSAVVEIIVKKNARVRYTTIQNWSNNVYNLVTKRAVCEEGATMEWVDGNIGSKVTMKYPAVFLMGEHAKGETLSIAFAGEGQHQDTGSKMVHAAPNTKSSIISKSVARGGGRASYRGLVQVLEGAHHSASTVRCDALLVDTISRSDTYPYVDIREDDVSMGHEATVSKVSEDQLFYLMSRGMAEDEAMAMIVRGFIEPIARELPMEYALELNRLIELQMEGAVG